The proteins below come from a single Procambarus clarkii isolate CNS0578487 chromosome 54, FALCON_Pclarkii_2.0, whole genome shotgun sequence genomic window:
- the LOC123771325 gene encoding large ribosomal subunit protein mL41 translates to MAGVSSTAMLVHTRSLTTSSVALGKRNFRKFLMYGKRGTRQLKEEMMHKPELHRELEEVFDRGVRPIGMKIGNKFKIIPEMVPEIIVPDLEGFELKPYVSYKVPDVIQSEFGPQDLFYAVYSEKITEDFKNGKLNEDGSPVEPSEMELLTADEAKKKALSIGSDIF, encoded by the exons atggccGGTGTTTCCTCCACGGCGATGCTGGTCCACACACGCTCATTGACCACCTCCTCTGTTGCACTAGGAAAAAGGAATTTTAGAAAATTCCTCATGTATGGGAAGCGAGGGACCAGGCAACTCAAAGAGGAAATGATGCATAAACCAGAGTTACATAGAGAGTTAGAGGAGGTCTTTG ACCGAGGGGTACGACCAATTGGCATGAAAATTGGAAACAAATTTAAGATAATTCCAGAAATGGTTCCTGAAATTATTGTTCCTGACCTGGAAGGATTTGAG CTAAAGCCATACGTGTCTTACAAAGTACCAGATGTTATACAAAGCGAATTTGGACCACAAGATTTATTTTATGCAGTATATAGTGAAAAGATAACAGAAGATTTCAAGAATGGCAAGTTAAATGAAGACGGCAGCCCAGTTGAACCATCAGAGATGGAACTCTTGACAGCAGATGAGGCTAAGAAAAAGGCACTCTCCATTGGGTCAGATATATTTTAG